In one Leptogranulimonas caecicola genomic region, the following are encoded:
- a CDS encoding YaaA family protein, whose translation MLRLVISPAKKMVAEDSLPSVTTPRFASDAQALTSLLRSLPAEKLQRLWRTSDALTARCLATLEAWEPAGPASPPALLAYQGIQYTRMAPAVMTQRQLDYLQDHLRILSGLYGLLRPFDGVCPYRLEMGAKFSEPLCVVGQGAPVCNLYQYWGDRLAWALVQEGTDVLVNVASEEYAKAACSGSGTSELLADAGVQVVTCLFGTEKGGRWLQRATAAKETRGTFVRWCAEHEVCEVGELSGFEEAGYRLDEERSQAGSHRLVFSRLPQE comes from the coding sequence ATGCTGCGCCTTGTCATCTCCCCCGCAAAAAAGATGGTCGCCGAGGACTCGTTGCCCTCAGTCACCACCCCGCGCTTCGCCTCCGATGCCCAAGCGCTTACTTCGCTGTTGCGATCCCTTCCTGCCGAGAAACTCCAGCGCCTCTGGCGCACCTCTGACGCGCTTACGGCCCGCTGCCTCGCAACCCTAGAGGCCTGGGAGCCCGCGGGTCCCGCATCGCCTCCCGCGCTTTTGGCCTATCAAGGCATCCAGTACACCCGTATGGCGCCGGCAGTGATGACTCAACGGCAGCTAGACTACCTTCAGGATCACCTGAGGATCCTCTCAGGACTCTACGGCCTGTTGCGCCCCTTTGACGGAGTCTGTCCTTATCGGCTGGAAATGGGCGCCAAGTTCTCTGAGCCCCTGTGCGTCGTCGGGCAGGGAGCGCCCGTGTGCAATCTTTATCAGTACTGGGGCGACCGACTGGCTTGGGCGTTGGTGCAAGAAGGCACAGACGTGCTGGTCAACGTGGCTTCCGAGGAGTACGCCAAGGCGGCATGCAGCGGTTCTGGCACGTCTGAACTGCTTGCGGACGCCGGTGTCCAGGTGGTCACTTGCCTCTTTGGCACCGAGAAGGGCGGCCGCTGGCTGCAGCGCGCCACTGCGGCCAAGGAAACTCGCGGGACGTTTGTGCGCTGGTGCGCCGAGCATGAGGTGTGCGAGGTAGGGGAGCTTTCCGGTTTTGAGGAAGCC